A single region of the Pseudomonas sp. GGS8 genome encodes:
- the pepN gene encoding aminopeptidase N: protein MRTEQPKMIYLKDYQAPEYLIDETHLTFELFEDHSLVHAQLVMRRNPERGPGLPPLVLDGQQLELLSVTLADRELSAADYQLTENHLTLHPTETSFTVDTSVRIHPETNTALEGLYKSGTMFCTQCEAEGFRKITYYLDRPDVMSTFTTTVVAEQHSYPVLLSNGNPLASGPGEDGRHWATWEDPFKKPAYLFALVAGDLWCVEDTFTTMTERSVALRIYVEPENIDKCQHAMNSLKKSMRWDEEVYGREYDLDIFMIVAVNDFNMGAMENKGLNIFNSSAVLARAETATDAAHQRVEAIVAHEYFHNWSGNRVTCRDWFQLSLKEGFTVFRDSEFSADMNSATVKRIQDVAYLRTHQFAEDAGPMAHAVRPDSFIEISNFYTLTVYEKGSEVVGMIHTLLGADGFRKGSDLYFERHDGQAVTCDDFIKAMEDANGADLTQFKRWYSQAGTPRLAVSESYDAAAKIYSLTFRQSCPETPDKVEKLPFVIPVELGLLDSKGAAIALRLSGEVSAQGTSRVISVTEAEQTFTFVDIAEKPLPSLLRGFSAPVKLSFPYDRDQLMFLMQHDSDGFNRWDAGQQLSVQVLQELIAQQQKGEALVLDQRLVAALRTVLSDETLDQAMVAEMLSLPGEAYLTEISEVADVDAIHTAREFARKQLAEGLFEALWLRYQGNRDLSKKTPYVAEAEHFARRALQNIALSYLMLSGKPEVLSATLEQFDTSDNMTERLTALAVLVNSPFEEQKAKALTSFAEHFKDNPLVMDQWFSVQAGSTLPGGLARVKALMQHPAFNIKNPNKVRALVGAFAGQNLINFHAADGSGYRFLADLVIELNGFNPQIASRQLAPLTRWRKYDSARQALMKGELERILASGQLSSDVYEVVSKSLA from the coding sequence ATGCGCACCGAACAACCGAAGATGATCTACCTGAAGGACTATCAGGCGCCCGAGTACCTGATCGACGAGACGCACCTGACCTTCGAGTTGTTCGAGGACCACAGCCTGGTCCATGCGCAACTGGTGATGCGCCGCAACCCTGAACGTGGCCCGGGCCTGCCGCCGCTGGTGCTTGACGGCCAGCAACTCGAGCTGCTGTCGGTGACACTGGCCGACCGCGAGCTGAGCGCTGCCGACTACCAGCTGACCGAGAATCATCTGACCCTGCACCCGACCGAAACGAGCTTTACGGTCGACACCAGCGTCCGGATCCACCCGGAAACCAACACCGCCCTGGAAGGCCTATACAAATCCGGCACCATGTTCTGCACCCAGTGCGAGGCCGAAGGTTTCCGCAAGATCACCTATTACCTCGACCGCCCGGACGTGATGAGCACGTTCACCACCACGGTGGTCGCCGAGCAGCACAGTTATCCGGTGCTGCTGTCCAACGGCAACCCGCTTGCCTCCGGTCCCGGCGAAGACGGCCGCCACTGGGCGACCTGGGAAGACCCATTCAAGAAACCGGCTTACCTGTTCGCGCTGGTGGCCGGTGACCTGTGGTGTGTCGAAGACACGTTCACCACCATGACCGAGCGCTCTGTGGCGCTGCGCATTTACGTCGAGCCGGAAAACATCGACAAGTGCCAGCACGCCATGAACAGCCTGAAGAAGTCGATGCGCTGGGACGAAGAGGTCTACGGTCGCGAGTACGACCTGGACATCTTCATGATCGTCGCGGTCAACGACTTCAACATGGGCGCCATGGAGAACAAGGGCCTCAACATCTTCAACTCCAGCGCCGTACTGGCCCGCGCCGAAACCGCTACCGACGCCGCGCACCAGCGGGTCGAGGCGATCGTTGCTCACGAATACTTCCACAACTGGTCGGGCAACCGCGTGACCTGCCGCGACTGGTTTCAGCTGTCGCTGAAGGAAGGCTTCACCGTGTTCCGCGATTCGGAGTTCTCCGCCGACATGAACTCGGCCACGGTCAAGCGCATCCAGGACGTGGCGTACCTGCGCACCCACCAGTTCGCCGAAGACGCCGGCCCCATGGCCCACGCCGTGCGCCCGGACAGCTTCATCGAGATTTCCAACTTCTACACCCTGACCGTGTACGAAAAGGGTTCGGAAGTGGTTGGCATGATCCACACCTTGCTCGGCGCTGACGGTTTCCGCAAAGGCAGCGACCTGTACTTCGAACGCCATGACGGCCAGGCCGTAACCTGCGACGACTTCATCAAGGCCATGGAAGACGCCAACGGCGCCGATCTGACCCAATTCAAACGCTGGTACAGCCAGGCCGGCACACCCCGCTTGGCGGTGAGCGAGTCCTACGACGCCGCAGCGAAAATCTACAGCCTGACCTTCCGCCAGAGCTGCCCGGAAACCCCGGACAAGGTTGAGAAGCTGCCGTTCGTGATTCCGGTGGAGCTGGGTCTGCTTGATTCGAAAGGCGCAGCGATTGCATTGCGCCTGTCCGGTGAAGTCAGTGCTCAAGGCACTTCGCGGGTGATCTCGGTGACTGAAGCCGAGCAGACCTTCACCTTCGTCGACATCGCTGAAAAACCGCTGCCTTCGTTGCTGCGCGGTTTCTCGGCACCAGTGAAACTGAGCTTCCCGTACGACCGCGATCAACTGATGTTCCTGATGCAGCACGACAGCGACGGTTTCAACCGTTGGGATGCCGGTCAGCAATTGTCGGTGCAGGTGTTGCAAGAGCTGATTGCCCAGCAGCAGAAGGGTGAAGCGCTGGTGCTGGATCAGCGTTTGGTTGCAGCGCTGCGTACTGTGCTGTCCGACGAGACGCTGGATCAGGCCATGGTCGCCGAAATGCTCTCGCTGCCGGGCGAGGCATACCTGACTGAGATCAGTGAAGTGGCTGACGTAGACGCCATTCATACGGCTCGCGAGTTTGCCCGTAAGCAATTGGCTGAAGGTTTGTTCGAGGCATTGTGGCTGCGTTATCAGGGCAATCGCGATCTCTCGAAGAAAACGCCGTATGTGGCCGAGGCCGAGCATTTCGCCCGTCGCGCGCTGCAAAACATTGCGCTGTCGTACCTGATGCTCAGCGGCAAGCCGGAAGTCCTGTCGGCGACCCTTGAGCAGTTCGACACCAGCGACAACATGACCGAGCGCTTGACCGCATTGGCGGTGCTGGTGAATTCGCCGTTCGAAGAGCAGAAAGCCAAGGCACTGACGAGCTTCGCCGAGCACTTCAAGGACAATCCGCTGGTTATGGATCAGTGGTTCAGTGTCCAGGCGGGCAGCACGTTGCCGGGTGGTCTGGCGCGAGTCAAAGCCTTGATGCAACACCCGGCGTTCAACATCAAGAACCCGAACAAGGTGCGTGCACTGGTCGGCGCGTTTGCAGGGCAGAACCTGATCAACTTCCATGCGGCTGACGGTTCCGGGTATCGCTTCCTGGCGGATCTGGTGATTGAGCTCAACGGCTTCAATCCGCAGATCGCTTCTCGCCAACTGGCACCGCTGACGCGCTGGCGCAAGTACGACAGCGCCCGTCAGGCGTTGATGAAAGGCGAACTGGAGCGGATTCTCGCTTCGGGGCAGCTGTCCAGCGATGTGTACGAAGTGGTCAGCAAGAGCCTGGCCTGA
- a CDS encoding YCF48-related protein yields MSEPVMGVSICRPPALRRFALLATALSLLGCAVLSAPVLAAAAPTADVVYSIESAKASKGLMLDVVHAGKRLVAVGDRGHILYSDDQGVTWTQAKVPTRQLLTAVFFVDDKHGWAVGHDAQILASEDGGVTWTKQFEDLRRESPLLDVWFKDVNSGFAVGAYGALLETTDGGKNWEDVSDRLANEDQYHLNAIAAVKDSGIFIVGEQGSMFRSADQGLTWEKLEGPYEGSLFGVIGTAQPATLLVYGLRGNLYRSTDFGTTWEQVELKAARGALEFGLSGATLLDDGSIVIVGNGGSVIRSSDDGETFSVFNRPDRISVSAVTAAGNGNLILAGQGGVRVTSPTGAENGKNGSSK; encoded by the coding sequence ATGAGTGAGCCTGTCATGGGTGTGAGTATTTGCCGCCCGCCGGCGTTACGCAGGTTCGCGTTGCTGGCTACAGCGCTCTCGCTGTTGGGTTGTGCCGTGTTGTCGGCCCCTGTACTGGCGGCTGCCGCGCCGACCGCCGACGTGGTTTATTCCATTGAATCCGCCAAGGCCAGCAAAGGCCTGATGCTCGATGTCGTACACGCCGGCAAACGCCTGGTGGCGGTGGGCGATCGCGGGCACATTCTTTATTCCGATGACCAAGGCGTGACCTGGACCCAAGCCAAGGTGCCGACCCGGCAACTGCTGACAGCGGTATTTTTTGTCGATGACAAGCACGGTTGGGCCGTCGGCCATGACGCGCAGATCCTCGCCAGTGAAGACGGCGGTGTCACCTGGACCAAACAATTCGAAGACCTGCGACGCGAATCGCCGCTGCTTGATGTCTGGTTCAAGGACGTCAACAGCGGCTTTGCCGTGGGCGCTTACGGTGCCTTGCTGGAAACCACCGACGGTGGCAAGAACTGGGAAGACGTCAGCGATCGCCTGGCCAACGAAGACCAGTACCACCTCAACGCCATTGCTGCAGTCAAGGATTCCGGCATTTTCATCGTCGGCGAGCAGGGCAGCATGTTCCGTTCCGCCGATCAGGGGCTGACCTGGGAAAAGCTGGAAGGTCCCTATGAAGGCTCGCTGTTCGGCGTAATCGGCACCGCGCAACCGGCCACGCTGCTGGTCTATGGGTTGCGGGGCAATCTCTACCGCTCCACGGATTTCGGCACCACCTGGGAACAGGTCGAACTCAAGGCTGCACGCGGTGCGCTGGAATTCGGCCTGTCCGGCGCCACGTTGCTCGACGACGGTTCCATCGTGATCGTCGGCAATGGCGGCAGTGTCATTCGCAGCAGCGACGACGGCGAGACCTTCAGCGTGTTCAACCGTCCCGATCGCATTTCCGTCTCGGCGGTCACGGCGGCGGGCAACGGCAATCTGATTCTTGCAGGCCAGGGCGGCGTTCGCGTCACTTCGCCAACGGGCGCAGAGAACGGAAAAAACGGGTCGTCCAAATGA
- a CDS encoding RND family transporter — protein MTSLTTPHQDKATFLERLIFNNRPAVIVICLLVSIFLFWQATLIRPSTSFEKMIPLQHPFIEKMMEHRNDLANLGNTVRISVEATDGDIFSKEYMETLRQINDEVFYISGVDRSGLKSLWSPSVRWTEVTEEGFAGGEVIPQSYNGSQQSLDLLRNNVLKSGQVGRLVANDFKSSIVDIPLLESYPDPQDQGKLLALDYRKFSHELEDKIRNKFEAQNPNVKIHIVGFAKKVGDLIDGLVMVVMFFGVAFVITLILLYWFTNCMRSTVAVLSTTLVAVVWQLGLMHFFGFGLDPYSMLVPFLIFAIGISHGVQKINGIALQSSEADNALTAARRTFRQLFLPGMIAILADAVGFITLLIIDIGVIRELAIGASIGVAVIVFTNLILLPVAISYVGISKRAVDRSKKDAHREHPFWRRLANFASPKVAPVSIALALIAFGGGLWYSQNLKIGDLDQGAPELRPDSRYNKDNSFIINNYSTSSDVLVVMVKTKPEGCSRYEAMAPIDELMWKMQNTEGVQSAISLVTVSKQMIKGMNEGNLKWETLSRNPDVLNNSIARADGLYNNNCSLAPVLVFLNDHKAETLDRAVHAVQDFAKDNNKEGLEFILAAGNAGIEAATNEVIKRSELTILVLVYICVATMCMITFRSWAATLCIVLPLVLTSVLGNALMAFMGIGVKVATLPVVALGVGIGVDYGIYIYSRLESFLRAGLPLQEAYYQTLKSTGKAVLFTGLCLAIGVCTWIFSAIKFQADMGLMLTFMLLWNMFGALWLLPALARFLIKPEKLAGQKGNSLFAH, from the coding sequence ATGACATCCTTAACCACTCCTCATCAGGACAAGGCGACGTTTCTTGAACGCCTGATCTTCAACAACCGCCCGGCGGTGATCGTCATTTGCCTGCTGGTCAGTATTTTCCTGTTCTGGCAGGCGACGCTGATCCGGCCGTCCACCAGCTTCGAAAAAATGATCCCGCTCCAGCATCCGTTCATTGAAAAGATGATGGAGCACCGCAACGATCTGGCGAACCTGGGCAACACCGTACGGATTTCCGTTGAAGCCACCGATGGCGACATCTTCTCCAAGGAGTACATGGAGACTCTGCGCCAGATCAACGACGAGGTGTTCTACATCTCCGGCGTCGACCGTTCCGGCCTCAAGTCACTGTGGAGCCCGAGCGTACGCTGGACTGAGGTGACGGAGGAGGGCTTCGCTGGCGGTGAAGTGATCCCCCAGAGCTATAACGGTTCCCAGCAAAGCCTCGACCTGCTGCGCAACAACGTGCTCAAGTCCGGGCAGGTCGGGCGTCTGGTGGCCAACGACTTCAAATCGAGCATCGTCGACATCCCGCTGCTGGAGTCCTACCCGGACCCACAAGACCAGGGCAAGTTGCTGGCGTTGGACTACCGTAAGTTCTCGCATGAACTCGAAGACAAGATCCGCAACAAGTTCGAAGCCCAGAACCCTAACGTGAAGATCCACATTGTCGGGTTCGCGAAGAAAGTCGGCGACCTGATCGATGGACTGGTCATGGTGGTGATGTTCTTCGGCGTCGCCTTCGTCATTACCCTGATCCTGCTGTACTGGTTCACCAACTGCATGCGCAGCACCGTGGCGGTACTGAGTACGACACTGGTGGCGGTGGTCTGGCAGCTGGGCTTGATGCACTTTTTCGGCTTCGGGCTGGATCCGTACTCGATGCTGGTGCCGTTTCTGATTTTCGCCATCGGGATTTCCCACGGCGTGCAGAAAATCAACGGTATCGCCTTGCAGTCCAGCGAGGCGGACAACGCACTGACTGCGGCGCGGCGTACATTCCGTCAATTGTTCCTGCCGGGGATGATCGCGATTCTCGCGGATGCGGTGGGCTTTATCACGCTGTTGATCATCGACATCGGCGTGATTCGCGAATTGGCCATCGGTGCGTCCATCGGCGTGGCGGTGATCGTGTTCACCAACCTGATCCTGCTGCCGGTAGCCATTTCTTACGTCGGTATCAGCAAACGCGCCGTTGACCGCAGTAAGAAAGACGCGCACCGCGAGCATCCGTTCTGGCGCCGGCTGGCGAACTTCGCCAGCCCGAAAGTCGCACCGGTCTCCATTGCCCTGGCGCTGATCGCCTTCGGTGGTGGCCTCTGGTACAGCCAGAACCTGAAAATCGGTGACCTCGACCAGGGCGCGCCGGAACTGCGTCCGGACTCGCGATACAACAAGGACAACAGCTTCATCATCAACAACTACTCCACCAGTTCTGACGTGTTGGTGGTGATGGTCAAGACCAAGCCCGAAGGTTGCTCGCGTTACGAAGCCATGGCGCCGATCGACGAGTTGATGTGGAAGATGCAGAACACCGAGGGCGTGCAGTCGGCGATCTCGCTGGTGACCGTGTCCAAGCAAATGATCAAGGGCATGAACGAGGGCAACCTGAAATGGGAAACCCTGTCGCGCAATCCGGACGTGCTGAACAACTCCATCGCCCGTGCCGATGGCCTGTACAACAACAATTGCTCCCTGGCGCCGGTGCTGGTGTTCCTCAACGATCACAAGGCCGAAACCCTGGACCGTGCCGTGCATGCGGTGCAGGATTTTGCCAAGGACAACAACAAGGAAGGCCTGGAATTCATCCTCGCCGCCGGTAATGCCGGGATCGAGGCCGCCACCAACGAGGTGATCAAGCGCTCCGAACTGACCATTCTGGTGCTGGTGTACATCTGCGTCGCGACCATGTGCATGATCACCTTCCGTTCCTGGGCGGCGACCCTGTGCATCGTGCTGCCGCTGGTGCTGACCTCGGTGCTCGGCAACGCGCTGATGGCGTTCATGGGCATCGGCGTGAAAGTGGCGACCTTGCCGGTGGTGGCGCTCGGGGTTGGGATTGGCGTGGACTACGGCATCTATATCTACAGCCGTCTGGAAAGTTTCCTGCGTGCCGGCCTGCCGTTGCAAGAGGCGTACTACCAGACGCTGAAGTCCACCGGTAAAGCCGTGTTGTTCACCGGTCTGTGCCTGGCGATCGGCGTGTGCACCTGGATCTTCTCGGCGATCAAGTTCCAGGCCGACATGGGCCTGATGCTGACCTTCATGCTGCTCTGGAACATGTTCGGCGCGTTGTGGCTGCTGCCAGCGCTGGCGCGGTTCCTGATCAAGCCGGAAAAACTGGCAGGGCAGAAGGGCAACTCGCTGTTTGCTCACTAA
- a CDS encoding DUF6543 domain-containing protein → MPTPASPSATADLTDIIAHAVSARFSSRPTLRSETARLLKESLLEKYPQLDFDPERTKIAQPIPNGAWRLTLLLDLVLDYLASGTPVDFSEQFSRACFLTNRASAQLTVGKTTSRLPDLQVIAGVILELPDLLHIGLQESLTHYWNQKDETGVSRWQWLGNLLAGVLQTSATRLSKSNPVQAGILTELASHPDNLQRLQQPGSKGPMQACTLQTTLTKGDVSITLQACELLVTCGETHLLCSVTGKIEPFSSLEAFGLAWGARFQQAYKAEVITWKRFEPDGNIFDIQAALLLNQQLEDLAALKLPASQSLGELTKHVDAITEVATLFIDSQPDDAVFQPIQASIPRWLQAATPTDRMAYRKHVLAMASVKQQTQGRTFNDGIDDLRTFARKALHKQMREDYPLAPGYNSDELELTFHVPVGDLGSGYIETVKMTLTELAVKNLAAKPKGRMTVRHTGDQLIQDWTTDAYLLDLVSRVNVGKHYPELIETLLLGETDDARERERLFALELSVHLPLLALEHSIKGEHGFTHQGYRYVDALMNRTAAERVVDEQAVVIRPLAFQRKDGADCDVAANMFIIEPKDLQATGPHILYRPLYTPSLQQYAARSDLLKAVAQQGALQTSVLTWLPDRARPVYDNNGFNEPHINHFHIGDDFSPPDKPKPAILAGDEAAAQWLSAVEEGRLPASLFASNARALADLADRQSVSDAESRWAIILEGGWLVFNNLVLPLLRGPAMLVGWMLQITHSLINDLPALDSDDPTTRNLAWIDVLLNIGLLLLHVARTQAELPALAPERMGEDGPRTLDPLRRLLPLDLLSPKTAITQETPGLPSEPPGSGSTLLDFNLSTARDSTSTRLFNKLLAVKVEWPASLPEPVVTGPFKGLYLIDNKWHATVAGLLFRASIVPGFGEAYLVHPEHPDHPGIKLKTDGYGRWTLDQGLKLLGGGRNARRDALRESKQQRISLLELNHQEFVQQQTQVQKRVDIAEKLMELKRNDPASSEQDRATFRQRFADELDKQSETYVTALAEIHEKSVLSKSDPDPKLQRGLLENLINNARKRVVIADREREATNRTYADLTRGIEHLREAIKDKGSVVLDRYFEFMRRTSEVNETMIRFYEETESRLVELKHLSRLGFEDWKRLTDNRSENELTALRIKSYQLSILRILSLKELGSATMASLELALDPLMLLSRSHSELQTSRTYNSSDRIAVLDNLVDHYRKALDGLESIGIFNTEELQPAAFNRLREIIGELRLDAERRLADDLQNLPQPSVSEPGPSSPGTSKPPIQRPSSWASRKRVIKTAKGTLIGDIRPRVANQGGDIVDINGPLEDAPLASFHEHEPNVWVEMIEVRQPAPKASAHSHAQLKGDARKAIANVDKQVRKIEGYAQRASSPKEIEEQLQREAQKLTGYAEGLEHHEAPSPNGEQDASLIRDLRDKARALDSKASELRIRMTQAQPPSSEGVEYLIRCKEVYPRMIGNRVQLKTGRKDFMQEYVLLNKDDQPWWYAHFHYARFDDAKTQYTQAHLKTREQRFETYESAMAKATDPKQKIDIHRGIISKELANSAFLTLQPR, encoded by the coding sequence ATGCCGACACCTGCATCCCCCTCTGCCACGGCGGATTTGACCGACATCATCGCGCACGCCGTCAGCGCCCGATTCAGCTCCCGCCCCACGCTGCGCTCGGAAACCGCTCGCCTGCTCAAGGAGAGCCTACTGGAAAAGTACCCGCAACTGGACTTTGACCCTGAGCGAACCAAAATCGCGCAGCCGATTCCCAACGGGGCCTGGCGCCTCACGTTGCTGCTGGACTTGGTACTGGATTATCTGGCCAGCGGCACACCTGTCGATTTCAGCGAGCAGTTCAGTCGTGCCTGCTTTCTGACCAACCGTGCGTCCGCGCAACTGACTGTCGGCAAAACCACATCGCGCCTGCCTGATCTCCAGGTGATTGCGGGGGTCATCCTTGAGCTGCCCGACTTGCTGCACATCGGGCTTCAGGAATCGCTGACCCATTACTGGAACCAGAAGGACGAGACCGGCGTCAGCCGCTGGCAATGGCTGGGAAACTTGCTGGCTGGTGTCCTGCAGACATCCGCGACCCGCCTGTCGAAAAGCAACCCGGTGCAGGCCGGGATTCTCACGGAACTGGCCAGCCACCCGGACAACCTGCAGCGTCTCCAGCAACCCGGATCAAAAGGCCCAATGCAAGCCTGCACCCTGCAAACCACCCTGACCAAAGGTGACGTGTCCATTACGCTGCAGGCCTGCGAGCTCCTGGTGACTTGTGGTGAAACCCATTTGTTGTGCAGCGTGACCGGCAAAATCGAGCCCTTCTCCTCCCTGGAAGCTTTCGGCCTGGCCTGGGGCGCACGGTTTCAGCAGGCATACAAGGCCGAGGTCATCACCTGGAAGCGGTTTGAACCGGACGGCAACATCTTTGACATTCAGGCTGCCCTGCTCCTGAACCAGCAACTGGAAGATCTGGCTGCGCTCAAATTGCCCGCCAGCCAGAGCCTGGGCGAGTTGACGAAACACGTTGACGCGATCACCGAAGTCGCCACGCTGTTCATCGATAGCCAACCGGACGATGCCGTTTTTCAACCGATACAGGCATCGATTCCTCGGTGGTTGCAAGCGGCGACACCCACTGACCGCATGGCCTATCGCAAGCATGTCCTGGCAATGGCCAGCGTCAAACAACAGACCCAGGGACGCACCTTCAACGATGGCATCGACGACCTTCGTACGTTTGCCCGAAAAGCCCTGCACAAGCAGATGCGGGAAGATTATCCGTTGGCACCCGGTTACAACTCCGACGAGCTGGAACTGACCTTTCATGTGCCCGTCGGTGACCTCGGCAGCGGCTACATCGAAACCGTCAAAATGACCCTGACCGAGTTGGCCGTCAAAAATCTCGCCGCAAAACCCAAGGGCCGTATGACTGTCCGTCATACGGGAGATCAACTGATTCAGGACTGGACTACCGACGCCTATCTGCTGGACCTGGTGAGCCGGGTCAACGTCGGCAAACACTATCCCGAACTGATCGAAACCTTGCTGCTCGGCGAGACCGACGACGCACGGGAGCGGGAACGATTGTTCGCGCTGGAACTGTCGGTTCATCTCCCCCTTCTGGCCCTTGAGCACTCGATCAAGGGTGAGCACGGGTTCACCCATCAAGGGTATCGCTATGTCGATGCGTTGATGAATCGCACCGCCGCCGAACGGGTCGTCGATGAACAGGCCGTGGTCATCCGGCCTCTGGCGTTTCAACGCAAGGACGGCGCCGACTGTGATGTGGCCGCCAACATGTTCATCATCGAGCCCAAAGACTTGCAGGCCACTGGTCCACATATCCTGTATCGCCCGTTGTACACCCCATCACTGCAGCAATACGCCGCACGCAGCGACTTGCTCAAAGCGGTCGCACAACAGGGCGCGCTGCAAACCAGCGTGCTGACCTGGCTCCCGGACCGCGCACGTCCGGTTTACGACAACAACGGTTTCAACGAACCGCATATCAACCACTTTCACATCGGCGACGATTTCTCGCCGCCCGACAAGCCGAAACCGGCGATTCTGGCGGGCGACGAAGCTGCGGCCCAGTGGCTCAGTGCAGTGGAGGAAGGTCGATTGCCGGCCAGCCTGTTCGCCAGCAACGCCCGGGCGCTGGCCGATCTGGCTGACAGGCAATCGGTGTCCGATGCCGAAAGCCGTTGGGCGATCATCCTTGAGGGTGGCTGGCTGGTCTTTAACAATCTGGTACTGCCACTGTTGCGTGGCCCGGCGATGCTGGTGGGCTGGATGCTGCAAATCACCCATAGCCTGATCAATGACCTGCCCGCACTGGACAGTGATGACCCAACTACCCGGAATCTGGCCTGGATCGATGTGCTCTTGAACATCGGCCTGCTGCTTTTGCATGTCGCACGAACTCAAGCTGAACTGCCTGCACTGGCGCCAGAGCGCATGGGCGAAGACGGTCCGAGGACCCTCGATCCGCTGCGCCGTCTGTTGCCACTGGACTTGCTGAGTCCCAAAACAGCCATCACTCAAGAAACACCCGGACTGCCCTCCGAACCGCCAGGCAGTGGCAGTACGTTGCTGGATTTCAACCTGTCGACCGCTCGGGACTCGACCTCGACGCGGCTCTTTAACAAGCTGTTGGCGGTCAAGGTTGAATGGCCAGCGTCCCTGCCAGAGCCTGTTGTAACCGGTCCCTTCAAGGGGTTGTACCTGATCGACAACAAATGGCACGCCACGGTCGCAGGCCTGCTGTTTCGCGCGAGTATCGTGCCCGGTTTCGGTGAGGCCTACCTGGTGCATCCCGAGCATCCTGACCATCCGGGAATCAAGCTCAAAACCGATGGATACGGCCGATGGACGCTGGATCAAGGGCTGAAACTGCTCGGGGGAGGACGTAACGCCAGGCGGGATGCCCTGCGCGAGAGTAAACAGCAACGCATCAGCCTGCTGGAGCTGAACCACCAGGAATTTGTGCAGCAACAGACGCAGGTGCAAAAACGCGTTGATATCGCGGAAAAGCTGATGGAGCTGAAAAGAAACGACCCCGCCAGCAGCGAGCAGGATCGCGCCACTTTTCGCCAACGGTTCGCGGACGAACTGGACAAACAGAGCGAAACCTACGTCACGGCGCTTGCCGAAATCCACGAAAAAAGCGTTCTGAGCAAATCTGATCCCGATCCAAAACTGCAGCGTGGCCTGTTGGAGAATCTCATCAACAACGCGCGCAAACGAGTTGTGATCGCTGACCGGGAACGGGAAGCCACCAATCGAACTTACGCGGACTTGACCCGCGGTATCGAACACTTGCGCGAAGCAATCAAGGACAAGGGCAGCGTCGTGCTGGACCGATACTTCGAATTCATGCGCAGGACCTCCGAAGTCAACGAAACCATGATCAGGTTCTACGAAGAAACAGAGAGCCGACTTGTGGAGCTTAAACACCTGTCTCGCTTGGGCTTTGAGGACTGGAAACGATTGACCGACAATCGCTCCGAGAATGAATTGACCGCATTGCGAATCAAGTCCTACCAACTGAGCATCTTGCGTATTCTCAGTCTGAAGGAACTGGGTAGCGCCACCATGGCCTCACTCGAACTCGCGCTCGATCCTCTGATGCTGCTGTCTCGCTCCCACTCCGAACTGCAAACGTCTCGTACTTATAACAGCAGCGATCGGATCGCCGTTCTGGACAACCTGGTCGATCATTACCGCAAAGCGCTGGACGGGCTTGAAAGTATCGGCATCTTCAATACCGAAGAATTACAGCCGGCGGCTTTCAATCGCCTGCGAGAGATCATCGGTGAACTACGCCTCGATGCCGAGCGACGTCTGGCCGACGACCTTCAAAACCTCCCGCAACCTTCGGTCTCCGAGCCCGGTCCGTCTTCACCCGGAACCAGCAAGCCACCGATCCAGCGCCCCTCTTCATGGGCCAGTCGCAAGCGGGTCATCAAAACCGCCAAGGGCACTCTGATCGGCGATATTCGCCCCCGCGTGGCTAATCAGGGCGGAGATATTGTTGATATCAACGGTCCACTCGAAGATGCACCACTGGCGTCTTTCCATGAACATGAGCCGAATGTCTGGGTAGAAATGATCGAGGTCAGGCAGCCCGCCCCCAAGGCCTCCGCGCACTCCCACGCACAGCTCAAAGGGGATGCCCGCAAGGCAATCGCCAATGTCGACAAGCAGGTAAGGAAGATCGAGGGTTACGCGCAACGCGCAAGCTCACCCAAGGAAATTGAAGAGCAATTGCAACGCGAAGCACAAAAGCTGACCGGGTATGCCGAGGGGCTGGAACACCATGAGGCCCCCTCGCCAAACGGGGAACAAGATGCCTCGTTAATCAGAGATTTACGCGATAAAGCGCGAGCCCTCGACAGTAAGGCATCGGAACTGCGCATCCGCATGACACAGGCCCAGCCCCCCAGCAGTGAGGGTGTGGAGTATCTGATACGGTGCAAGGAGGTTTACCCACGCATGATCGGCAATCGCGTACAACTGAAAACCGGACGTAAAGACTTCATGCAGGAGTACGTCCTGTTAAACAAAGACGATCAACCCTGGTGGTACGCGCATTTTCACTATGCACGCTTCGATGATGCCAAGACGCAATATACCCAGGCCCATCTGAAAACCAGGGAACAACGCTTCGAAACCTACGAATCGGCGATGGCCAAGGCTACAGATCCAAAACAGAAAATCGATATCCACCGCGGGATCATCAGCAAGGAGCTGGCCAACAGTGCATTCCTGACGCTACAACCACGCTGA